TTCTCGGGGCGGGTGAGCGCAACTGTATGGCCGACAACACCTACGATACAACCCTCACGCCGGACGCGATCGCAGCCATCACACAGCCCAGCTGCCCGCCTGTCGGAGGCTAGGGTCCGCGCACGTCGCTCTTCGCAGAGCAGTCTATCCAGGTCGCGGGAAAACTCGATCAGCCGACGGATCGCGAGAAACGGTCATCGGGGGACTCGTGAGATAATTGTCCAGAATTTACACCCGGCTTGCGCGCGAACCTTGCCCGACGATACGTCGTCCTGCAGCTAAGGCAAACAGCCTTCGGCAAGCCAAGCCTGGACCTGAGGATCGCCTGAGCACTGCGGCGAGAAAAGATCCCCGCACGCCAGAGGCGGTGTGACAAAAATCCGCTTGAGTCCGCCGCCCGGGGGAATATCAACTTCCAGGACCTCGCGGGAGTCATCCCAGCGGCTCGTCCATTGCTCCGCCTGCACGTGGAGTTGCCAGCCCGAGTTCCCGTAATGTCGTGCCTCGGGAATATAGATCTCGGTGGGCCCCTGAACCCCGCGCCGATCCTCATAGTCCACGGAAAGGCATCGTGTGTCCTGGTCATATCCGTAACTTGTCGGCTCGCCGGCAACCCGTCGTGGATAGGCGCGCACCAAAATATCGGCATGGGCCTGATCGCTACCGTCCGGATTCCACGGACCCCAGCCACCGGCATCATAACTCCAATACGCCCAGCCGCTGGTCATGCGATCGGCCAGCTCCACCGATTCACGGTAGAGCTGGTCTGCCCCGCCCGCATGCGGTGATAGGCCCCACTCGCCGATCAGCAGAGGTCCGCCCAGAATTTCCATCTCTCGCGCGCGCTCGCGTGCCCAGTTCTCCAAAAACGGGTCCGTTTCTGCATCGTAATTCTGACTCAGCTCGAAGTTCGTCGAGTACAGGTGTGGAAAATACGCAATCCGCGATGGACCCTGACGTGGGTCCTCGAACCGCTCCAGATAGGACGGCCCACCATTGCCCGGCCCGCCAAACCGCGGCTCGAGGAAAATCCAACCTCCGCGATCGACCTCCCGGATCGCCTCGATGAGGCCCTCATAAAATGGCTGCAACTTGCCCCGATCGAAGTCGGGCGCGCGCGACTCCGGATCCACGCCACCCAGAAGTTCCAGCGTGGAGACATCCGAGCCCGGATACGGCTCATTCATCAGATCGTAGCCCAGAACTGCGGGGTGATCGCCCAGCGAGCGCGCAACTTCTTGCCACGACATCGCGTAGTGCTGCTGCAGATCCGCATGCGGCCCATCCGTATCCCAGAAGTTGTCAAAGGCGGCGATGACCGCTGGTTGGAAGTAGTTCAGAAACCAAGATGGCTGCAGCGAGAACGGCTGTCCATCGTCTCGAATCGCCCATTCCGGGGCCCCATCACAACAGAACCTCGCTGCATATACATCCTGATGCATGTCGAGGACCACGTACACGCCCTGAGCGGCAAAGAAATCCAGATGCTCGGATACAGATTCAAGATACTCCAAATTGAATTCTCCGGGCTGAGGTTCGATCGCATCCCAAAAGATCAGATAGCGAACCAGATTGAACCCGTAACGAATTGCGATTCTCTCGGCGTCGCTTTCGTCGATCGCAGGCAGGCGAAGAGGATCCACCTTTGCCTCGTTGGAGACGTTTACCCCATGCAGAATCAGGGCTCGCCCCTGCTCATCGGTAATATAGCGCGGGGAAGGATCAAATCCGTCCGCATCCCCCGAAGAACTCCCGCTGCAAGCCGCGAAGAACAGACCGCAGACCACAGCCGGCAAATTCAAATTTTTCCTCATGGCGGCGATAGTACAACATCCAATCGCCGCATGGGAAACTCGCCAGCGATTTCACTACGATTGGAACCTTAGCCGGAGACGTCCCACTGGGTCGGGACCCGGGGGTCCGGCTGATAGCTGCAATAGGTCCCCGTGCGAATGGCCGAGTCCAGATGCTGCCCCAGAGCCTCGTGGCCGGCTCGAATGGACAGTAGGAAACATGAAGGCCCTTTTGCCTCAAACGCCCTCGCTCGGTCAATCCGAATCTTGCCCGGATCCTGTCCCATCGGGCAGTCGCCCACTCCCCTTCACGCCGGTCGGGGAGTCGCTGGGCGGCGCCCTGAATGCCCGCCAAAGCCGCGAGGCCACGGCGACGATGCCGGCCGCGGCCAGCGGCACCAGGACAAATTCCATCTCGCCGCGATAACGCGCCTGTCCCACGTGGGTCAGCCCGTAGACCACCGAGTAGACGACAAAGAAGCTCGCGAGAACGGCTCCGTATTCTCGGGGCAGCCCGGCACCCACAAGGCCTGCCGCTGCCAGAAGCACAAGGAGCGACCAATACCCGGCATGCAGAATTCTGAACTGAACCGCCTCTCCCCCCAGGCTGTGGCGCACCAGGTTGGCTGGCGCGATCGTCCAGAACCACACAATCTTCTGCCCCGTCCTGACGAAGAAAGCCGACGGGTCCGACCGAATGAACTCCATGCCCTCTGCCTGCATCGCCCCGAAGAGTTCCATTTCGGAAAGTTGCTCGCGATAGGCAAAACACTTGGGCGGAAAGGCCGAAGTGATTTCTTCGCGCCCGCCCGGAGCCCACGAGGACCCCGTGGCGTTGGGGTTATTCCCCATCCAGAACTCCTTACCAAAACTGTTTTTCACAGGGACAATTGTTCCATGGATGTCGAAGTTGCGCAGAGTCCAGGGGAGCAGCACCAGAACCGTGGCGAATCCGGCCATCAGCATCCGGCCCGCAGCCAT
This window of the Candidatus Binatia bacterium genome carries:
- a CDS encoding cellulase family glycosylhydrolase; the protein is MRKNLNLPAVVCGLFFAACSGSSSGDADGFDPSPRYITDEQGRALILHGVNVSNEAKVDPLRLPAIDESDAERIAIRYGFNLVRYLIFWDAIEPQPGEFNLEYLESVSEHLDFFAAQGVYVVLDMHQDVYAARFCCDGAPEWAIRDDGQPFSLQPSWFLNYFQPAVIAAFDNFWDTDGPHADLQQHYAMSWQEVARSLGDHPAVLGYDLMNEPYPGSDVSTLELLGGVDPESRAPDFDRGKLQPFYEGLIEAIREVDRGGWIFLEPRFGGPGNGGPSYLERFEDPRQGPSRIAYFPHLYSTNFELSQNYDAETDPFLENWARERAREMEILGGPLLIGEWGLSPHAGGADQLYRESVELADRMTSGWAYWSYDAGGWGPWNPDGSDQAHADILVRAYPRRVAGEPTSYGYDQDTRCLSVDYEDRRGVQGPTEIYIPEARHYGNSGWQLHVQAEQWTSRWDDSREVLEVDIPPGGGLKRIFVTPPLACGDLFSPQCSGDPQVQAWLAEGCLP